A part of Nitrospinota bacterium genomic DNA contains:
- a CDS encoding glycine zipper 2TM domain-containing protein, producing the protein MRIRYLIALVAVAFAAGACASPNQQRDAAVGAALGAGAGAIIGHQYGEGGRDKGALIGAAVGGAAGLMHGQQEDAMSRPAAGAQQQQPMAAPGYRPGPPPGGPQSPGGDDFRNPYRMPNPQLCRGQWVWDPGAGFWVCR; encoded by the coding sequence ATGAGAATAAGATATCTGATCGCCTTGGTGGCCGTGGCTTTCGCCGCCGGCGCTTGCGCATCCCCCAACCAGCAAAGGGACGCGGCTGTCGGCGCGGCCTTGGGCGCCGGAGCCGGGGCTATAATAGGGCATCAATACGGCGAGGGCGGCAGGGACAAGGGCGCGCTGATCGGCGCAGCCGTCGGCGGAGCGGCCGGGCTTATGCACGGCCAGCAGGAAGACGCCATGTCGCGGCCCGCCGCGGGAGCGCAGCAACAGCAGCCTATGGCAGCCCCTGGATACCGCCCTGGGCCTCCCCCGGGTGGACCGCAGAGCCCCGGCGGGGATGACTTCCGCAATCCGTACCGGATGCCTAATCCGCAGCTTTGCAGGGGACAGTGGGTATGGGATCCAGGCGCTGGATTCTGGGTATGCCGGTGA
- a CDS encoding SufD family Fe-S cluster assembly protein: MKTGVKQSGEAEAVINAHVESVTAKRLNPWLLESNMAGIVRFARLGLPGRKHEMFTYVDLAELSLPEFDFTPEIPGRVDAGALEGHLFTPCRASRIVIVDGIYNAELTDMSTVEGSVRIYGAAGNAGLTSGVCRTLENENDPFASLNGAYFRDLTVIEVAPGETPAAPIEIIYLNTGGQPGRPAYFPRILVKVGAMAHAGIVFKRVSGPGEHFMSAFEEITVAEGGSLKYASVQTGAADSWNFTKTLVTLGMNSFVSTVSAICGARLARNHFEAHLTAPGGRIELNGAAVVNGFEQAHTYVRVVHEAPDCSSAQRFKNIAGGHAAASVDTTVTVREGAHGSTSTQVVNNMVMSNTAVAAVKPNLMIFNDDVKCSHGATVGRFGDEQVLYLRSRGIPVKEALRALTSGFIGEIVNSMIPAQAASAARAGLMANLEG, translated from the coding sequence ATGAAGACCGGCGTTAAGCAAAGCGGGGAAGCAGAGGCCGTAATCAACGCCCATGTGGAAAGCGTGACGGCCAAAAGGCTCAATCCATGGCTGCTGGAAAGCAACATGGCGGGGATCGTACGGTTTGCCAGACTTGGTCTGCCGGGCCGCAAGCATGAAATGTTCACATATGTGGACCTTGCGGAACTTTCGCTTCCGGAATTCGACTTCACGCCGGAAATCCCCGGGCGAGTGGATGCCGGTGCGCTGGAAGGGCATCTGTTTACGCCATGCCGGGCAAGCAGGATCGTGATTGTGGACGGGATTTATAATGCAGAACTTACGGACATGTCCACGGTGGAAGGATCGGTCAGGATTTACGGCGCGGCGGGGAATGCCGGTTTGACCAGTGGCGTCTGCCGGACGCTGGAGAACGAGAACGATCCGTTCGCAAGCCTCAACGGGGCGTACTTTCGGGATTTGACCGTGATAGAAGTTGCGCCCGGTGAAACACCGGCGGCCCCGATTGAAATCATTTATTTGAACACCGGCGGCCAACCGGGACGCCCCGCGTATTTTCCGAGGATTCTTGTGAAGGTTGGGGCGATGGCGCATGCCGGGATTGTATTTAAAAGAGTGTCCGGCCCCGGTGAACATTTCATGAGCGCGTTTGAGGAGATAACCGTGGCGGAAGGGGGTTCGCTAAAATACGCATCCGTCCAGACCGGGGCCGCGGATTCATGGAACTTTACAAAGACGTTGGTCACCCTGGGGATGAACAGCTTTGTGTCCACCGTCTCGGCGATTTGCGGAGCGAGGCTTGCCAGAAATCATTTCGAAGCGCATCTGACCGCTCCCGGCGGCAGGATCGAGCTTAATGGGGCGGCGGTGGTGAACGGCTTTGAACAGGCTCACACGTATGTCCGGGTGGTCCACGAAGCGCCGGACTGTTCCAGCGCACAGCGGTTCAAGAATATCGCCGGAGGCCATGCCGCCGCGAGTGTGGACACCACGGTGACGGTGCGTGAAGGGGCGCACGGCTCCACGTCCACCCAGGTCGTCAACAACATGGTTATGTCCAACACGGCCGTTGCTGCGGTGAAACCAAACCTGATGATATTCAACGACGACGTTAAATGCTCCCACGGCGCCACGGTGGGGAGGTTCGGCGATGAGCAGGTGCTGTATCTGCGCTCCAGGGGTATTCCGGTGAAAGAGGCGCTACGGGCGCTCACATCCGGATTCATCGGCGAGATCGTCAACTCAATGATCCCGGCGCAGGCCGCCTCCGCCGCGCGAGCCGGGCTTATGGCGAACCTGGAGGGCTGA
- a CDS encoding D-alanine--D-alanine ligase: MKITVLHGVIPPDAPPDEQDTLEQLKGVMNALAALGHEAEPLPFSLDLEAAALELKKRNPEAVFNLVDSVNGSGRLIHLAPSLLDYLGIPYTGSKTEGIFTTSAKLTAKKIMTSAGLPTPSWVAMDNGRNGGAGRYIVKSMWEHASVGLDEDSVFFASGAAEAAGAVAEKTEKNGGEWYAEEYIDGREFNISVIGGAGGPRTFPPAEILFDGYGEGKLKVVGYRAKWVEDSFEYTHTPRSFEFAEKDRPLLERLSKLSLECWRLFGLKGYVRVDFRVDGGGNPWILEVNANPCITTYSGFAAAAGQGGLDYEAMTGKILEDAFVRAYEHHA; encoded by the coding sequence ATGAAAATTACTGTATTGCACGGGGTCATACCACCGGACGCTCCGCCGGACGAGCAGGACACACTTGAGCAACTCAAGGGTGTGATGAACGCCCTTGCGGCGCTCGGCCACGAGGCGGAGCCTCTTCCTTTCTCGCTGGATTTGGAAGCGGCGGCGCTGGAGCTTAAAAAGCGGAATCCGGAGGCGGTGTTCAACCTTGTGGACTCGGTAAATGGTTCCGGCAGGCTGATACATCTGGCCCCGTCGCTTCTGGATTATCTGGGCATTCCATACACGGGATCGAAGACCGAGGGCATATTCACGACCTCCGCCAAGCTTACGGCAAAGAAGATCATGACATCGGCCGGATTGCCGACTCCCTCATGGGTGGCCATGGACAACGGCCGGAACGGAGGCGCAGGGCGATACATCGTAAAGTCCATGTGGGAGCACGCCTCTGTTGGGCTTGATGAAGATTCGGTTTTTTTCGCGTCCGGCGCGGCGGAGGCGGCCGGGGCCGTTGCGGAGAAAACGGAAAAGAACGGCGGGGAATGGTATGCCGAGGAGTACATAGACGGCAGGGAATTCAACATATCGGTGATAGGCGGGGCGGGCGGGCCGCGCACTTTTCCGCCAGCCGAGATCCTTTTCGACGGATACGGCGAAGGGAAACTAAAGGTCGTCGGCTACCGCGCCAAGTGGGTGGAGGACTCTTTCGAGTATACCCATACCCCGCGTTCATTCGAGTTTGCGGAAAAAGACAGGCCCCTGCTTGAGCGGCTCTCAAAGCTTTCGCTGGAATGCTGGAGGCTTTTCGGGCTTAAGGGGTATGTGCGGGTGGATTTCCGGGTTGACGGCGGAGGGAACCCGTGGATACTTGAGGTCAACGCCAATCCATGTATCACAACGTACAGCGGATTCGCCGCCGCCGCGGGGCAAGGGGGGCTGGACTACGAGGCGATGACCGGAAAGATATTGGAGGACG
- a CDS encoding SUF system NifU family Fe-S cluster assembly protein yields the protein MSYKSDLYQQVILEHNRKPRNFRVIEGGSASCDGHNPLCGDKLTVYVKVNPEEIIEDISFQGSGCAISKSSASMMTAFLKGRTVPESRIIFDEFHRMIVGEFDPESPQSHLGRLAIFSGVREYPSRTKCATLAWHAMICAVDEMDIFRING from the coding sequence ATGTCATACAAAAGCGACCTTTACCAGCAAGTCATCCTCGAGCACAACAGGAAGCCGCGCAACTTCCGCGTCATCGAAGGCGGATCAGCCTCATGTGACGGGCATAATCCCCTTTGCGGCGACAAGCTGACTGTTTACGTAAAGGTCAATCCCGAGGAGATCATCGAGGACATCAGCTTCCAGGGGTCCGGCTGCGCCATATCCAAGTCCAGCGCTTCGATGATGACAGCTTTTTTAAAAGGCCGGACCGTGCCGGAGTCGCGGATAATCTTCGACGAGTTCCACCGGATGATAGTCGGCGAATTTGATCCGGAAAGCCCCCAAAGCCACCTGGGGCGGTTGGCCATTTTCAGCGGCGTGCGTGAATACCCCTCGCGCACAAAATGCGCCACACTGGCGTGGCACGCGATGATCTGCGCCGTTGACGAGATGGACATTTTCAGGATAAACGGCTGA
- the sufC gene encoding Fe-S cluster assembly ATPase SufC translates to MKMLEIKGLRAGLEGRDILKGIDLTVRAGEIHAIMGPNGSGKSTLAKTLAGHPSCEILGGSITFNGEDLLAMEPERRALKGLFMAYQYPVEIPGLANAEFLRMAFNAKVAAQGGEELDPLEFEDVLLEKMAILGMDAKYRERAVNEGFSGGEKKKNEILQMAVLKPKLAVLDEIDSGLDIDALKVVAGGVNKLFSPDSALLVITHYQRLLNYIKSDFVHVLRDGRIVRSGGGELALELEAAGYVEMAGERGGG, encoded by the coding sequence ATGAAGATGCTTGAGATAAAAGGTCTGAGGGCAGGTCTTGAAGGCAGGGATATCCTTAAAGGGATAGACCTTACCGTGCGGGCCGGCGAGATACACGCGATCATGGGGCCAAACGGCTCCGGCAAGAGTACGTTGGCCAAGACCCTTGCCGGGCATCCGTCGTGCGAAATACTTGGCGGTTCCATAACGTTCAACGGGGAGGACCTGCTGGCGATGGAGCCGGAGCGCAGGGCGCTAAAGGGGCTGTTCATGGCGTACCAGTACCCTGTGGAGATACCGGGGCTGGCAAACGCGGAATTTTTAAGGATGGCGTTCAACGCAAAGGTTGCGGCGCAAGGGGGCGAAGAGCTCGATCCGCTGGAGTTCGAAGATGTTCTGCTGGAGAAGATGGCGATCCTTGGGATGGACGCTAAATACCGGGAACGGGCGGTCAACGAAGGATTCTCCGGCGGCGAGAAGAAGAAAAACGAAATACTCCAGATGGCGGTGCTAAAGCCCAAGCTCGCCGTGCTCGACGAGATTGATTCGGGGCTGGACATAGACGCGCTAAAAGTGGTGGCCGGCGGGGTGAACAAGCTATTCAGCCCGGACAGCGCCCTTCTGGTGATAACGCATTACCAGCGGCTTTTAAACTATATAAAGTCCGACTTTGTCCACGTGCTGCGGGACGGCAGGATTGTAAGGTCCGGCGGCGGAGAGCTTGCCTTGGAACTGGAAGCGGCTGGCTACGTGGAGATGGCGGGGGAGCGGGGTGGCGGATGA
- the sufB gene encoding Fe-S cluster assembly protein SufB: protein MDGGEDRELEQAVAARREYKYGFRTDIESDVFPKGISEDVIRAISAKKNEPEFMLKFRLDAYRRWITMPHPDWANLNIPPVDFQDISYYSAPRPKARLDSLDEVPHEIRETFERLGIPIEEQKILSNVAVDAVFDSVSVATTHKKKLMEAGIIFCSISEAVREYPELVKEYLGSVVPPGDNFYAALNSAVFSDGSFVYIPPDTICPMELSTYFRINTQETGQFERTLIVCAENSQVSYIEGCTAPQYDKNQLHAAIVELVAMDNAKIKYSTVQNWYPGDPQTGKGGIYNFVVKRGQCRGNNSKISWTQIETGSAITWKYPSCVLKGDNSVGEFYSVALTAGRQQADTGTKMIHIGKNTRSFIISKGISADSSRNSYRGMVKITPGAQNARNYTQCDSMLVGDRCSAHTFPYIEAQNQTAQVEHEASTSKISEEQLFYFQQRGIGREQAVSAIINGFCKEVFNQLPMEFAVEARKLLAMRLENSVA, encoded by the coding sequence ATGGACGGCGGCGAAGACAGGGAACTTGAACAGGCTGTCGCGGCCCGGCGTGAATACAAGTATGGATTCAGGACGGACATCGAGTCCGACGTTTTCCCCAAGGGGATAAGCGAGGATGTTATCCGGGCCATATCGGCCAAAAAGAACGAACCGGAATTCATGCTCAAGTTCCGCCTTGACGCATACCGCCGGTGGATCACCATGCCCCATCCCGACTGGGCGAACCTGAACATCCCGCCGGTGGATTTTCAGGACATTTCCTATTACTCCGCCCCCAGGCCCAAGGCCAGGCTTGATAGCCTGGACGAAGTGCCGCACGAAATAAGGGAGACCTTCGAAAGGCTGGGCATACCCATTGAGGAGCAGAAGATTCTGTCCAACGTGGCGGTGGACGCGGTTTTCGACTCGGTGAGCGTGGCCACCACTCACAAGAAGAAACTGATGGAGGCGGGGATCATTTTCTGCTCCATTTCCGAGGCCGTAAGGGAATATCCGGAGCTTGTAAAAGAATATTTAGGCTCGGTGGTGCCGCCGGGGGACAATTTTTACGCCGCATTGAACAGCGCGGTGTTCTCCGACGGATCGTTCGTGTATATCCCGCCGGACACCATCTGCCCCATGGAGCTTTCCACATATTTCCGCATCAACACCCAGGAGACCGGGCAGTTCGAGCGCACGCTGATAGTGTGCGCGGAAAACAGCCAGGTGTCTTACATCGAAGGGTGCACAGCGCCGCAGTATGACAAGAACCAGCTTCACGCCGCCATTGTGGAACTGGTGGCGATGGACAACGCCAAAATAAAATACAGCACCGTCCAGAACTGGTACCCAGGCGACCCGCAGACCGGCAAAGGGGGCATTTACAACTTCGTGGTAAAGCGGGGGCAATGCCGTGGAAACAACTCAAAGATTTCATGGACACAGATAGAGACCGGCTCGGCCATCACCTGGAAATATCCGAGCTGCGTGCTCAAAGGGGACAACTCGGTGGGCGAGTTCTATTCCGTCGCGCTCACAGCCGGCCGCCAGCAGGCGGACACCGGCACTAAGATGATACACATCGGCAAGAACACCCGCTCGTTCATCATATCAAAGGGGATATCGGCGGACAGCTCGCGCAACAGCTACCGGGGGATGGTGAAGATCACCCCCGGCGCCCAGAACGCCAGGAATTACACCCAGTGCGATTCCATGCTGGTGGGGGACCGTTGCTCCGCCCACACGTTCCCGTATATAGAGGCGCAAAACCAGACCGCCCAGGTGGAGCATGAGGCCTCCACATCCAAGATCAGTGAAGAGCAGCTTTTCTACTTCCAGCAGCGCGGGATCGGCAGGGAGCAGGCGGTGAGCGCCATTATCAACGGATTCTGCAAAGAGGTGTTCAACCAGCTTCCGATGGAGTTCGCGGTTGAAGCCAGAAAGCTTTTGGCGATGCGGCTGGAGAACAGCGTGGCATGA
- a CDS encoding right-handed parallel beta-helix repeat-containing protein: MLLLASCGGDGGASSRAKISQVSSSRVSFDIGSPSVTEIWVDPVNGSDTASGASRASALRTLSAAWDMVPSGQTLSTGYHIKLAAGTFTQEMAPNYWESRWGTFTAPVIIESVDGEYASVLPALNIYDCRYLYLVGVKSVADGGGGDTVHCEKCDHFLMRRSAAVWPGVGERPQEALKINQSSYVYIEDGEFSGGGDNAIDFVAVQYGHIVNNAIHDAVNWCMYLKGGSAYFRVEGNEYYSCGEGGFTAGQGTGFEYMVSPWIHYEAYDIKFVNNVIHDIYGAGIGVNGGYNVLMAFNTMYRVGERSHVIEAAFGSRSCDGDTARCAANLALGGWGTSAAFTEGEPVPNRNVYIYNNVVYNPAGYASAYQHFTIQGPRAPGGGSNIPSPAVTDTNLQIKGNIIWNGGAEMPLGVEDGEQGCQADNPTCNAAQLLADNYINKGQPTLANPDSGDFRPVTGGFIEGITAVAIPDFQWADAPATPAAPAGTASNSVPLNRADEARGGAAHPGAY; the protein is encoded by the coding sequence ATGCTGTTGCTGGCGTCATGCGGCGGCGATGGGGGGGCGTCTTCCCGCGCAAAAATTTCGCAGGTCTCGTCTTCAAGAGTGTCGTTCGACATCGGGTCGCCGTCTGTAACTGAAATATGGGTCGATCCGGTGAACGGTTCAGACACGGCCAGCGGCGCCTCCCGCGCTTCGGCTTTGCGGACGCTCAGCGCGGCTTGGGACATGGTCCCTTCAGGCCAGACCCTGTCCACCGGATACCACATAAAGCTTGCAGCCGGAACTTTCACCCAGGAAATGGCGCCCAACTATTGGGAATCGCGATGGGGGACATTTACGGCCCCCGTGATCATCGAATCGGTGGACGGGGAGTACGCTTCCGTACTCCCCGCGCTTAATATATACGACTGCCGCTACCTGTACCTTGTCGGGGTGAAGTCCGTGGCCGACGGCGGTGGGGGCGACACCGTGCATTGCGAAAAGTGCGACCATTTCCTCATGCGCCGCTCGGCGGCGGTATGGCCCGGCGTTGGAGAACGGCCGCAGGAGGCGCTCAAAATAAACCAGTCCAGCTATGTTTACATAGAAGATGGCGAGTTCTCTGGAGGCGGGGACAACGCCATTGATTTCGTCGCCGTCCAGTACGGCCACATCGTCAACAATGCCATTCACGACGCTGTGAACTGGTGCATGTACCTCAAAGGGGGCTCCGCCTATTTCCGTGTTGAAGGAAACGAGTATTACAGTTGCGGGGAGGGTGGATTCACGGCGGGCCAGGGGACGGGATTTGAGTATATGGTCTCTCCATGGATACATTACGAGGCATACGACATCAAGTTCGTCAACAACGTCATCCATGACATTTACGGCGCCGGGATTGGTGTGAACGGCGGGTACAACGTGCTCATGGCGTTCAACACCATGTACCGGGTGGGCGAGCGTTCGCACGTGATAGAGGCTGCCTTCGGCTCGCGAAGCTGCGACGGGGACACCGCACGGTGCGCGGCCAACCTTGCGCTTGGTGGGTGGGGGACATCGGCGGCGTTCACCGAAGGTGAACCGGTACCCAACCGGAACGTTTACATCTACAACAACGTGGTGTACAACCCGGCCGGTTATGCAAGCGCATACCAGCATTTCACGATCCAGGGCCCGCGCGCTCCGGGAGGGGGTTCGAACATCCCTTCACCAGCGGTCACAGACACGAATCTACAGATCAAGGGGAACATAATCTGGAACGGCGGGGCGGAAATGCCTCTTGGAGTTGAGGACGGCGAACAGGGCTGCCAGGCGGACAATCCAACATGCAACGCCGCCCAATTGCTTGCGGACAATTACATCAACAAAGGCCAGCCCACGCTGGCCAATCCGGACAGTGGGGACTTCCGGCCAGTCACCGGCGGTTTTATCGAAGGGATCACGGCCGTGGCGATACCTGATTTCCAATGGGCAGATGCGCCCGCCACACCCGCCGCCCCCGCCGGGACGGCCAGCAACTCCGTGCCGCTAAACCGGGCGGACGAGGCAAGGGGCGGAGCGGCGCATCCGGGGGCTTATTAG
- a CDS encoding carbohydrate porin codes for MAEEKAAMEQGLFERDKLTGDWGGLRSAMEDKGLSFEIVYKGEFARLFTGGVEPNSKTMYLDNLDLKFTLDTEKAGMWEGGALFFHGLANNGDDPSTFVGDTQVTSNIESNDTTRVYQLWYEQTLYDKQLAILFGLHDFNSEFFTSEYAGLFLNSSFGIGPSVSHAVPVSIFNVSAIGLRIKAELAENFGLLAAVYDGNPGDPYQNMNGLDIKIDEPNEGLMEVMELQYGIGGEESAFLPGKYRLGVWWHTGKFEDVRMMDADGNPVVHKESSGFYITFDQLVYETHEGHGLAIFGQYGVAPKTHSQISDYFGGGLHYMGIFPGRDNDMAGIAVAYAKISDDLAQTSKDVDGVDLTAETTYEFTYRAEIFPWLFIQPDFQIVVNPGGDTNAKTAQVGYIRTQVNF; via the coding sequence ATGGCGGAGGAGAAAGCGGCCATGGAACAGGGGCTGTTCGAACGCGACAAACTCACAGGCGATTGGGGCGGGCTGCGAAGCGCCATGGAAGACAAGGGGCTGTCCTTTGAAATAGTTTACAAAGGAGAGTTCGCCAGGCTTTTCACCGGCGGGGTGGAGCCGAACAGCAAGACGATGTACCTGGACAACCTTGATTTGAAATTCACCCTGGACACGGAAAAAGCCGGCATGTGGGAGGGGGGCGCGTTGTTCTTCCACGGACTGGCCAATAATGGCGACGACCCGTCAACTTTCGTTGGAGACACACAGGTAACAAGCAACATCGAGAGCAACGATACCACCCGGGTGTACCAACTATGGTATGAACAGACGCTTTACGACAAGCAATTGGCCATCCTTTTCGGTCTGCATGATTTTAACAGCGAGTTCTTCACCTCCGAATACGCGGGCCTGTTCCTCAATTCATCCTTCGGCATCGGCCCAAGCGTGTCCCACGCGGTGCCTGTTTCCATTTTCAACGTTTCCGCCATCGGGTTGAGAATCAAGGCGGAGCTGGCGGAAAACTTCGGCCTGCTGGCGGCGGTTTATGACGGCAACCCCGGCGACCCGTACCAGAACATGAACGGGCTGGACATTAAAATAGACGAGCCGAATGAAGGCCTGATGGAAGTGATGGAGCTTCAGTACGGAATCGGAGGTGAAGAGAGCGCTTTTCTTCCCGGCAAATACAGGCTGGGGGTGTGGTGGCACACCGGAAAATTCGAGGATGTCCGGATGATGGACGCTGATGGCAACCCAGTGGTCCACAAGGAAAGTTCCGGTTTCTATATTACGTTTGACCAGCTTGTGTACGAAACGCATGAAGGGCATGGGCTGGCCATTTTTGGCCAGTACGGGGTCGCGCCGAAGACACATAGCCAGATTTCCGATTATTTCGGAGGCGGTTTGCACTATATGGGCATTTTCCCGGGAAGGGATAACGACATGGCCGGAATCGCCGTGGCATACGCGAAAATCAGCGATGACCTGGCGCAGACAAGCAAGGATGTGGATGGAGTTGACCTGACCGCGGAAACGACATATGAGTTCACCTACAGGGCTGAGATTTTCCCGTGGCTGTTCATCCAGCCGGATTTTCAGATAGTTGTGAATCCCGGAGGTGACACTAATGCGAAAACGGCGCAAGTGGGGTATATTAGGACTCAGGTGAACTTTTAG
- a CDS encoding cysteine desulfurase, translating to MLKLEVDTGVLETRIRKDFPGLARAVNGHPLVYLDSAATAQKPVSVIRRMSDFDSKEYATVRRGSYTIGERATAMYEDVRVQVARLLNAGRVEEIIFTGGATHSINLVAGSWGRKFVGAGDEIIISAMEHHANIVPWQMLCEEKGARLRVIPMTDDGELVMEEFGKMLGPKTKLAAVAHVSNVLGTINPVKRMAEMAHAAGAKILVDGAQAAPHMKVDVSDIGCDFYVFSSHKIYGPTGAGVLYGKMETLETMPPFITGGDAIETVTFEKTTFLRPPARFEAGTPPISQVIGLGEAIKYITSVGLEWIEDHEAGLLEYGTSLIGSIPGLKIFGAARRKAGIISFAVENVHPHDVVTILDRRGIAVRGGHHCAQPVMARFKVPAMTRASLAMYNNREDLNALAGGLVEVIEVFS from the coding sequence ATGCTAAAGCTTGAAGTGGACACAGGTGTTCTCGAAACGAGGATCAGGAAAGATTTCCCCGGGCTTGCCCGCGCGGTAAATGGACATCCGCTTGTGTACCTGGACAGCGCGGCCACGGCGCAAAAACCGGTGAGCGTCATCCGGCGCATGAGCGATTTTGATTCCAAAGAATACGCCACGGTGCGGCGCGGCTCATACACCATAGGCGAACGGGCCACCGCCATGTACGAGGATGTGCGCGTCCAGGTTGCCCGTCTGCTCAACGCCGGGCGTGTGGAAGAGATAATATTCACCGGCGGCGCCACGCATTCAATAAACCTTGTGGCAGGGTCGTGGGGAAGAAAGTTCGTCGGCGCTGGGGACGAGATAATCATTTCCGCCATGGAACATCACGCCAACATCGTCCCATGGCAGATGCTCTGCGAGGAAAAAGGCGCCAGGCTGCGCGTGATACCCATGACGGACGATGGGGAACTGGTGATGGAGGAGTTCGGGAAAATGCTGGGCCCCAAAACGAAACTTGCGGCGGTGGCCCACGTCTCAAACGTGCTTGGTACCATCAATCCCGTTAAACGGATGGCTGAAATGGCCCACGCGGCGGGGGCGAAAATTCTGGTGGACGGGGCGCAGGCCGCCCCTCACATGAAGGTGGACGTTTCGGACATCGGCTGCGATTTCTACGTTTTCTCCAGCCACAAGATATACGGCCCCACAGGTGCGGGGGTGCTATATGGAAAAATGGAGACGCTGGAGACGATGCCCCCATTCATCACCGGCGGCGACGCGATAGAGACTGTGACATTCGAGAAGACCACATTCTTAAGGCCACCTGCCAGGTTCGAAGCAGGCACACCCCCAATATCCCAGGTGATAGGGCTGGGGGAGGCGATAAAGTACATTACATCCGTGGGACTGGAATGGATCGAGGATCATGAGGCGGGGCTGCTTGAGTACGGGACTTCGCTGATAGGAAGTATCCCCGGACTAAAAATCTTCGGAGCCGCGCGGCGAAAGGCGGGGATAATATCCTTTGCCGTGGAGAACGTCCACCCGCACGATGTAGTGACTATACTCGACCGGCGGGGGATTGCGGTGCGGGGAGGGCATCATTGCGCCCAGCCTGTGATGGCCAGGTTCAAAGTTCCCGCCATGACGCGCGCATCGCTGGCAATGTACAACAACCGCGAGGACCTTAACGCTTTGGCCGGGGGGCTCGTTGAAGTTATCGAGGTGTTCTCCTGA